The Chlorocebus sabaeus isolate Y175 chromosome 14, mChlSab1.0.hap1, whole genome shotgun sequence genome segment CTCTTTTATGTATTCTCAGTACCTTGTATAAAAAATCTTTCTCCATTCCTAATTATAAAGGCGGTCCCCAATATTTCCTCTTAAatgtctttatattttgtttttcacatttcacATTAGGAATacaaatgtgttattttttatttagggCATAAAGTAAAGTTTTCTTCTCCCCTCTCATTTGGACTATCCACTAATTTTCTGGGCACCCTTTATTGAGTAGTTTGTCTTTTCTCATACAATTGTCTATAAATTTGGTGTCCATATATGAGTGGACCTGTTTCGGATCTCTACCTTATTGTTTCATTGGTCTACTTACTAAGGCTTGTAAACTTGGTATTATAGGAATGTTCTCCTGTTTGTTCAGCCGGATCTGGGCTTGGCCTTTTGCTTTTCCACACGGATTCTAAAATCAGCTTGAGCGAGTCCATGAAGAAGCCTCCTGGAGATGTTGACAGAAATTACTCTAGATTTGGGAAACTGGGTAGAGATGGAATCTCTACGACATCGAGTCTGTGCACACCAACAGACATGGCATTTCTCTCCATTGATTCAGAACTTCTTGAATATCTTTCAAGTTTCAGAATTTTCTCCATAAAGGtcctatacatattttaaaaagctctgtCCCCCTAGGTATTTATGGTAGAAAATTCTGAGTGGCCCTAAAAATGCAGGCTCCTCTTCTTCCTGGGCACGTGGGTGGACTATATTTGCCAGGCTCCTCTGCAGCAGGTGTGACAGGAGGCAGCCCCCTTTCTCCAGAGTCCTTTAAGAGCACGTGCGCCTCCTCCACAGTTAGCACTTGGATGCAGTGACCTCATCATGACCATGTAGGGTTGACAAGGCCCTAAGGGATGGGAGGGTCCTGAGTCCCCAAATCAGTCTACAGAGGGGAACAACCTGCTGGCCTGCAACACCCTCTCTGGACAAAGACGTGAAACGAGGGGAGGGGAAAACCAAGCACAGTGTGTTTTTGTGAGACTGAAAATGATTTGGCTGTAGAGATAGAGAAAAAGCTTTGTGCAGGAtacagaaatttttctttttaaaatttttttgtagagatggggtctccctatgctcCCTAAgttggtctccaattcctgggctcaagcaattctcccacctcagcctcccaaaatgctgggattacaagcgtgagccacgaaACCCAGATGCAATTTTTCTAGACCTCAAAAGTTGGACTAGATTTGTTTGTATATAAATGAGGATAAAGAAAATCGCAGGCAGAGGGAAGCACGGCGGTGTGGAAGCATGAGCTGTCACAAGAGAAGGGCAAGTAGCACGGCAGTGGACTAGCTTGAAAGGAAGAGGCGGGCAGTGAGGCTAGAAAGAAGGGATGGGACCACACTGTGGGCAGCCTTGAACTTGGACTTTGCTATGTAATGGGAGTCACTGGAGGTTTTCAAGCATCAGCCTAAATCATTCTGCAAGAAAAACATCAAACGTTGCCCTTCATTAGGACCTTTTGAATGCTGACAGTTCTTACCCTGCGTGCTCAGCAGACAGACACATGCCAAACCGCTTGGTGCCAGTTTCCATGCATCTTCTTATCATAAGCCGATAGCGGGGCTCAAAGACGTGGAGTGGACATGGGACCGTGGGGAAGGCCATGGCACACACAAAGATGGGGACGTCTCTGGTCAGACTGCAGAAGTAAGGGGACATGTTATCTCAGAAACACGAGCTATTAGATCAGAGGGTAGTACTGGCCACCAAAACAGCCAAAGCCAGCCAACCTCAGTTCTCccctctacaaaacaaaaccctcaggCTAAGAGGGACAAGAAAGCCAAGGACCACAGCATGTGAAAATTCTCTGCTCACCCAGGTTTCCTGACAAATCTGTCTTATTTAACTTGACAAAGGAGAAGATGCTGAATTATATTACTTTGCTTGGAAAAGTTACACCTTTTAAGCACtctaaaaaaattctaataaaagcaaaaactacaTAGTACTCAAAGGCAATGAGTTTTAAATAGAAGAGTGGAAGAGTGATAAGATcgctattaaaatacaaaacttttaccattttaaaagatgaaaccTGTCAAGCCTGTCGTGATTCGCAATCCTGGGTATTAGTTACTTctcattctctctactttttaaaactgtGCTTCACTTTACTCCATTTTGCAGATATTACATTAAAACCATTTTTGaggtaaaatatataatttactattcttaagtgtacagttcattagtaacaaatacatttatattatttgccttttatttatttttaaataattttttaaatacagagatggggtcttgctatgttggccaggttggtcttgaacttctgagctcaggcaatcctcctgccttggcctcccaaaatgctagtattataggcatgagccactgtgcccagccttctttgctttttaaatcctGAAAAATTCAGTATCACTTATTGACATACAAAAAGCAActatataattttgttaaaacactgtaaaaataccttattataaaagaaaaaaattcttaaaacttcttgcaattatatttccaaaaataCTTTACAACTAACATTTGTTTCCATTTACACGCCAAGAGATTTCTCTGCcatgaaaagaaaatctgaggTGAAGCTGAAGTTGACTAAGTTCAATCTGAACTTAACACCAAGGACACACACAACATGAGCACTTACTTTGATAGTTCTGACATTTCTTCATCATAAATTCTCTTCCTATCAGACAATTCATCCGGCAAATATCGAAATATTAATTCTTCGGCCAGAACAGTTATGTTAAAGTTCCTGCTTGCCAATAacttcaacaaaaacaaacaaacaaaaatagtcaaATGATACTGTATGGTAATTGACTCTAAAGGATGAAGCTTCCGTGAGTCAAAAGGTGAACAAAGAGGTGGCGGGTAGGATCTCTGAGCAGGTAAGAAGGAACAGGGATGGAGAGGGAGGCGGGCCAGTCTGTGCCAGGAGCCCGGACAGCCCCTCCGCCGTGAGAAAAGGCCAGGAGGAGGCATTCACCTGGGCAAAAGATGAGGCAACTCAATCTTGACAGCATCTACATTTTCAACCAAGTGCCCTGATGTTggtgagaggggagggagggaagtaggGCATGTTGGGAGTGGAGAGACTTTTGCAATGATTAGCTTGGAGAGTGAAGAACTGGAACTACTAGAGAAAGAATGTAAGAATGATTACTCATGTTTTGAGTCTAAGACTTAAAATTGTTAATTTAAACTGACACTCATCTTCCCAACGTTGTGTTTTTTTCTAGCTTTGTTGTGTTACTCAGGATGCATGCAAAAGGCAAAAGTTGACTTTTTTTGGATTGAGAAAGAGAGTGAGGGACCATAGATTAAAGCTGAATGTGAGGGAAGGTGGAAGGAGACTGAAcaagaaagtgctgggatcagtGGGTGGAAGGGTCACAATGTGGCTGAACTACTactctgtgtgtgcgtgtatgtgtgtgtgcgtgtgtgcacacagAGTAGTAGTTCGGTAGGTTGCACTGTTTTATTGCAGGCATGTATACTAACATATAGTAGCTCTTTTCACTGACATTCTGATGCACATCAGGACCATTGCAGGTGCTTTATCGGTCCTGAAAACAGTATAATACTATAGTTGTTCTCTCTACTGTGCTCATAAAGCTGTGATTCAGAAAGGGTAAGGGGTCAGTGCTGAGCCACCATGGCATACAAGGACCCCAGGCCTGATGCGCTTCAGGGCTCTGCTCTTTCTTTGGTGGCCTGCTGTATTTCTGGGCTTGGGATGGCTCCACGTATTTCCAACACACGATGGCTGGGTTAGTCCTTTGCATACTACCAGGTTTCCCTGTAGCTGGTGTGAAACAAGCTAAATGTATTGCTGTGATTGAGAACCAGGAGTTCAAACTTTGGAAACGCCTACGTTTGAGAACCACCATCACAGGGTAACTGGTAGAGAAACACGCTATCACCTCATTCACAAAACTGCTTTATAACTGTCATTATTATATGACacaggtatttaataaatggtttatGATGTCCTTTTATTGAAgagtaatataataaaatgtgttcTACTCGGCATGATGCTAACCAAGGGTTCTCTAGATTCATATAAAATTGATGATTCAGGTCCCTGGTAGTGTGTGCAAAGTCGTCTATGCACATGATGTGACTTCTGCATTGAAAAAGACGAAActataattttggattttattttatttcattttatagtaTTCTAATTTCTAATTCCTGGAACAATAGTAATCCACATATAGTTTACatgtaatcattcattcattcattcattcattcaacaaagactTCTAGAGTCTCTGGTGAATGTGCTGGTCCCTGGAAATACAGGGAAAACAGGTCACAGGAAGCCTCAGTACTTAAGCAGCTTCTATTCTAGCGCCAACCTCCAGCTATCACTTCTTCACTCGGCCCCCTACAAGGCAGCATTGAAACGGAAGTGAGTAAGGTCTGTGTTGTAAACAGGGCTCACACATACATGCATTTTATTCTTGTAAGAACAGATGACCTGTTCTGGCCCAGGCAGGCACCAGAACAAGAGGCAATGGGTTCAATGCATCTACTAGCAAGAAGAGACAGCAAATGCCTGGAGGAAAACTGCACAGGGGCCACCAAGGAAACAGCTCTGCAGACTCAGAACACAGCCACCACTGTGACACACAGTGCACAGCACAATAACTGATGTTTATGAGAACTCTGAAGACTTTAAAAAGATTCAGTATGCATGCAATTTAATAAAGCAAGTATGTACAtataatgttttagaaaatggTTTCAATTGTAACTAgttattttaacaatgttttgGCAGTAAATTTTCAaggttataattatttaaaacttcACTTAAATATAATATCTCCTCTTATCAcatcagatttaaaaaataaattttactatacatttgtcaaaagaaaaaaaaactttatcctACTTAAAATGCATTCAATAAATTTAATCTCCGGAAAGTAATTAAGGCAAATATTATCAGTCTCATTTAATGAATGCAAAACAAAGGAAGATGCTCCCCATCTCCTTAAGATGTTATATGACTTGCTCCATAGAAAGTTAATGGTGCTAATGGGACCACAGCCCAATACAGCTGACATGGATTCACTATTTCAGAAATTGATCAGAAGGTCTTCAGCTTTTAAATATTCTTCATTGTATTTACCAGACCTAAAGTAAATGGATTTAATCATTTATATTGGGGCTAAATATCATTTAATAGCTTCCCCATGGAACCCGACTTTTACTGGTTTTGATTTCAGACCAAAGACAATAATAACTGACAACTGGTAAAAGCCCTGAAGGGACTCACCAGTGGTCAGAAATGATCAAGTCTTCAATCCTACGAAAAACTCTCAAGATGAAAAAGAGAATTCCTGGAGCACATTAAGTGCACCATGACAACGTCTCAACCATTTGCAATGAACGTAACGTAAGGGCTCATAATGTGAGCTATTTTCAATCTATCTCAACTAAAATTTCTACCTAAAAATTTCCTTAACATTTAGCAATTTCTGCATGTAAACCTTCCTTGTGTACTTCTTGATCCATCAAAGAGACAAGAAAAGACCTATCTTTGATTGGAGAAATCTCACTTTGTTTAACAACTGGGCGGGGGAAGCAATGCAAGACAGGGAATAAGCATCCACCGAGGGATGAGAGGAGGAGCTGTCCCGTCATTTCCCAAAATGTACTTACTTCCGAAAGTTTGTCTTTGCACAAAGGACAGTGTGGGGCATGGTCAAGGCAGCGCTCAAGGCATTTTAGGCAAAATGTGTGTCCACAGGGCGTAGTGACAGGTTCAAAGAGCAACCTGGAAGAAAATATCCGTTTTCAGCCAGAAATGTCCAGGACAGACTTTCAAATCACGGATTGGTTTTCGAAGGATTCCTTATGCAATCCCCTTACTGTTCTAGAAAACCCTTGCATGCACTGCCATTTTATATCCTCTCAAATCTTTAGAAGATAAATGAACTATTACTGAGCTCTCCATAGTTTCCCTGATAATAAAAAGCCCATTACACTTTGGTACACATTTCAGAAAGGCTGAAGTTTTAAAACAGTTGCATGGATTCTGTACCATCCTACCTCATGCAGAGGGCACACTCAAAGTCAGTTACATCAAGCGAGAGCCCCTGACTTTCTTCTGTCTCAGAGTTTGGGCTCCTTTGAGGTGAGAGATCTGAatgtgaaaaaatttaaaacgtTGTCATTAACACCTAAGGACCTGAACAACACCACGcaagaaatgtatttcctctgGACCAAACGTGCTGTATCAATGTAACAAATCACACTGGGCAGAAATAGTTCCTGTTCAGTTAATAGCACATAGCAATAATTTATCTGGATGGTAAgcatgaataaaatttaaaattttggctAAATTTTCTCTGCTATTTTTGACTATGAAGTCTTTGCAGTATAAAACATCTAAAATGCTCTATAATCTTACAGCTGATATAATcatttcattattaatattaaatggtgtaaaaattttttaaatatattgaatacTAGCTAGCATTCTATCACTTTGGAGTCACAGAACTGCCTGATGAAAATAGTTCACTGACCTTTCTTGGGAATTTTTCCAGGGGCGTTCAGGTCAGGTGCATCCTCCACGTCATCTGGAAACTGCCTCTTTAAGCCAGCGCTGGGTGCTGTTGGAAGGATGCTTTCTAACGCCTTTTTATCCTCTTCAAAGTGTAGACCCagtataaaatacaaaactgaagAATTGGTATTTCCAAGCATATCAGATTTCTCAGATGAATTCTGGTtaagtaggaaaaaaaggaatcctGAATATTAAAGAAATCATAGCATAAGACAAAAAGAATGCAGTAGCCTGTACTAGAAAtctttgtaaaaaaaagaaaggaggcttATACTCTTCCTTCATAATTGGTTTCATCTATGAATTTCTAAGATGAGCTTCATTCTTTTCACAGTAAAATACAGGATAATTTCTTCCTGAGCTGGGAAAGTGAAAAGTTATCTTCATATGcaatctgtctgtctatctgtctatctacacacacacgcacacacacacgcacgtacaCACATAAAATCATATATCATATTCAAATCATccctttgctttattttctccaaGCCAAAATAACTTCAAGCCTCCTGCCATTTTGCGTGATTTGGTGGTGTTCCCAAGCTTCTTTCGATCTTTAATCGTTTTCATTACTTCCACAGACTTCATGTAAAAGTTCCAACTCCCAGGTTAAGGAGCTACAACTGGTCTTGAGAAATATGTCTAACTAACGTGATGCCATAATGTGTGAATAATCTGTAACTGTTTAAAAGGAAGCAACTACATAAAGCTTAATCAAGAGAATCCTGACAAACACATGCACGTCATACCTCCGAGCTCCCTGCATCCCCTTTTTCCAGCAGAGCCTGGGCATTCATGTGGCTGTGACCCTGGGCCTTTAATCTGCTTTGGATGGAAGATGTTAAATTTTCATGCACATTTTCTGTAGCTGAAAACAGCACTTCACACATTACCTATAAAAttgccaagaaaagaaaaaaatatatattttaaaacacttttgtgAAAATATAGTATGTCTTATAGATTCAGAGGAAACTAAGAGGCCAAATAAGCCTAAAACgtgaaaagaataattttaactgCCAACCTTGTAAAATCTAAACATTTTTGAAACCAGAGTCAATGTATTGTTATTTTAGCTTCCAATTCCTTTCCGTCTTACACTTCCCAATGACAAAAGCATTACCACTTCCTTCTACCTGGTCCTTACACACTACATAAAATCTCCCCTAAAAGCCACACAGATAAGAGAGAAAGGTAGTGTAAAGGTTGCTGGGGGCCTTGAATTAAATCTAAGCTGTGAACACCCACAGGGCTGAGGTCACTATACAGAACTGCTTTATTTATGAGAACCAAAAGAGCCACCAGGTAAAGAACtttaaaggaagagagagggaaaggccATAATTGTGGTTCAAGAACCAGGGAGTGGcattggtgggggcaggggaagggtgGACAGCAATGGCCAGTTAGGCATTGTAGCTGACACCCAGTTCTAGCAGACACTCGAATGGTCCTGTGGTCCTCATGGCCTCAGCTGCATCCAAGGTTTGAGGAAAGCAGAAAGGAGTGACTGAAACCTAAACAAAGACTCCTCCCACTGTCCACTGTTCCTCGTGGTTCAAGGTGGATGCACTAGAATCCATGGCCCTGTAGCAACGCACACCACCACCCTCAGCAGGGTCATCAATGTCCTCAGGCCCAGCTCTGAGTAGCCTCAGCAGAGCTGCTGGAGATGGAGTCACATTTCATGTGAACAGGCTAACATTGTTTTCGGTACCTTCTGTGATACAAGATATCTTTCAGTCATAGAATGCCCAGGGGAAAACACCATGTCTGAAAAAGCTCCAGGTAGACAACAACCCACAAGACCTAAACCCTGGTCCAGGAACCTTGGTGAATGTGCTTCACCTCTTTGACCTTGGGCTGACTTTCTCAGAAAAGTGTTATGAGAATCAGTTGAGATATGTTTTAAGATTCTCAGGAAGTTTTCACACAGGACAAAGCAGGCAGGGATAGCTGAACAGCAGGCTGAAGATGCAATATTATTTAGATAAGTTGAAATGATGGCCAAAAACCAATGAGTGACACTGGTCAACTGAACAACTGTCAGGACAACTGAACAGGACTAACACCATTCAACTGCACAAGAGAAGATAAAAAACAACGTTGCTATAAagttcctattttaaaaaaagatgagctgggtacttaaaaataaacatgccCCTAATGTGAACACAAGTGGAGGTAAAATTTCACCAACCGTGGCTGTCAAATGTAGATGCTAAAATACAGGGTACATTAGAATACATACAGAAGAGGAAATCTTAGAAACGCCACTCTGTGAGAAAAGAATGTTTGGCCCACAAGGTGACATTAAGGCAAAGATAATAGCTGTTCTCAAACATCTTATGTGGTTTGAATTGTACAAGGAAGAACTGATTCATTTTTTGTTGCTCCAGAAAATAGAACTAGACAGGTAAGTAAAAATTACAGAGTAAATACATGGTAGAAGTTGACAATAACTAGCGTTAAAACAGGGAAgcacaaacataaaaacataacaaCTCCTGGTCATTGGAAGTGCTAAGTAAATATCAGGTAACTATTGTACAAGCTTTTTAACAGGATAGATTTCCACATTCTGTGTGACCGGATGATGGGTAAACGAGCAGATATTTCGGCACTATGCTGGTGAAGCTTTGGTGAAAATCACAGGTCAGCCTATAGAGCCGAActgatatattttagatatatcaTAATGTCTTTTATAAAGCTTCTACACGAACTATAATAACCTTGCCTTGCCTCACATGTGTCTTTATGTCAACAGAATCGAGACATGTTTATGTTGTCTCACGAAACACTCCGCTTTACCCAGGGACAAAATATAATGTTTCCCTAGAAGTTATCCAATGCATGAACCTTATAATTACTGCCGTGGGCTTTTTATCACATCATCATGCACATTCAGAGttatatttcttgtttatttcacAGGCAAGGGTTACTCAGCAAGAACATGAAGGCTATAAACAAGACCTGAAGGAGAAAGTCCTTTAACAGAACTCTTACCTTCTGTGCTTCTTTCTTCATAGAGTTACACTCAGGATTTAGAGCGAGGCAGTAGAGAAACTGCTTTAACACTTCCTTACTTCTTCCCAATCCAGAAAGAGCCTGAGCTTTTACTTGATGTCCCTAGATTCACCGAAGACAAAGTATACATGTTTAAAACCCAGCATGATTACATACTTGAATACAAACTTCCctgaaaaaatttattaaaacaatttgttttaatttcacaTTACATAGAATAAACAAAACCCACCAAGGATGACTCTATCGCTCCTATCTCTCTCCACCCTGGAAACTTAGCAAACTTCAACAGCTCATAAATACAATCTACAGTCAGAACACAGGAGCTACCATACCGGAAATATACTGTACAAAGGAGTTCTAAGGGATATGCTAAGAGAAAACTGGCTATCCACTTTAAATTCATTCAGCAATTACAGGTCACTACCATCTTCCCGCCTTCCAGGAGTTTACAGTCTCATGAGCTCAGACAGACATGACTAAAAACAATTACATAATATACTAAGCGCcacaataaaagtaaacaaaataca includes the following:
- the LONRF2 gene encoding LON peptidase N-terminal domain and RING finger protein 2 isoform X2; this translates as MKNYEQALQDASAVCQNEPLLIKGHQVKAQALSGLGRSKEVLKQFLYCLALNPECNSMKKEAQKVMCEVLFSATENVHENLTSSIQSRLKAQGHSHMNAQALLEKGDAGSSENSSEKSDMLGNTNSSVLYFILGLHFEEDKKALESILPTAPSAGLKRQFPDDVEDAPDLNAPGKIPKKDLSPQRSPNSETEESQGLSLDVTDFECALCMRLLFEPVTTPCGHTFCLKCLERCLDHAPHCPLCKDKLSELLASRNFNITVLAEELIFRYLPDELSDRKRIYDEEMSELSNLTRDVPIFVCAMAFPTVPCPLHVFEPRYRLMIRRCMETGTKRFGMCLSAEHAGLSEYGCMLEIKDVRTFPDGSSVVDAIGISRFRVLSHRHRDGYNTADIEYLEDEKVEGPEYEELAALHDSVHQQSVSWFASLQDRMKEQILSHFGVMPDREPEPQSNPSGPAWSWWILAVLPLERKAQLAILGMTSLKERLLAIRRILVIITRKMNSRQELANARERNN